The genomic region attaagtccttttctggggttacttcccttcttctttcaatgccactaggaccagcttgagagtcactggacctctgtcgcacaatatatctgtccatagagctctgtacctctcgttcctttatttGTCTAGAGTGGTTCACAActttgtcattgtaatagtcaccagcacggcttgcaatagctgtgtgagggtgattttcatccatttgcacacatttccttaatctcttttttcaattccatactaattacCACCCTTTTTCCACAGGGATagcactagaagttttcttggggtccatggtgacttattttgcagttacaagcactaaaaacactgggataatgtgaaatgtaccgaaggtatgcgtagatgcgaccgcactggctggcttgtaaagactggtggtgaggccacacgtgggacgcgttcTGGACGAATCACATAAGGCGAATTTTTTAATGtgaggtgaggcaaaatttttgcgttaaaatgtatcgtatggcggatttaacgtaacgcaatGCCATCATAAGGCGGGAGTCCACTTTGGTAGTTATGTACTTTGGTAGTTATGACAGGAAAAAATATTCTTAGGGCTTCATTTTCTATTTTTAAATTCTATCAATACCTTTGCTATTTTGCAGTATTATATGTCCTGCCCTGCCCAGGAACTGAGCTAGGACTTTTTGCTCTAATAACCTAACTACAGTTGATTATGTTTGTAGCTAGTTGTTGACTGGTTTATTAGACCTAAAGCCTTTCCAGAGGTTGCTCCTaactttgcataatatttacaccacacattgctcttggACATATCTCCACTGCCTTTAGCCTTGTCTTCCTTCTCTGAGGCCTGTGCTTAGcatccatataaaagtgttggcacACTATTCTCTGGTACATTTTTCTTCTTGCCTTCATAGAGGAACTTCTTTCTTTCCAGAGATGCCTCGACACAGCACACTTACCCTCTTCCCTTCATCTGTTCTAtagttcaccttgtctttcaGACCCAATAGCCAATATATCTACtcgcaaatatctgaatacattacaTTCCTCTATAATCCCTCCTCCCCAgtatatccagtctttcattccCTAGACATTTttattactctcatcaccttgcccTTGTCTAtgtttatttttaatttcctATTACATACCCTCTCAAATTCACCCACTAATCTTTGCAGCATAACTTCAGATTCTTCCACAGTTGCTCTTAGAGTGCCTAGTATAAGCTTGTTGTATCTTGAATGCTCAATACaaatgatcattttttttttaacacatcagctgcttcccacccaggcagggtgacaaaaaaaaaaaaactttcatcattcaatactttcaccatcattcatacataatccctgtctttgcagaggtgctcagatacgacagtttagattcactccaaacagccaatatcccaaaccgctCCATTAAATTAAGTGCAGGCAAATGATCGTGTGTGTAGAAAAAACACTTTGAGCTCAACTGGTCACAGAAGTTTAAGAATGGGTTTACAATTATCCAATACTATACAGAATCCATGTTTCATGTGGAAAGTGGCCTTTGAAGGTAATGGGTCGCATAGGGAAGTTCAAGAGAATTTGAGATATGTAAAACAAGTTGTTAGAGAAACTGGACCAATGGGGGCAGTAAATTTTCAAGTTATTTATTGATGATATTCCAGGATGAAACAACTTGCAGGCCTACAGAGTCCCAGGAAGTGAAAAAGGAATTGATAATAACCACAAGTGTGTCAGGGAGTAACCACATGACCAAAATATAAATTAATTTATATTTTGCATACAGTATATAACTGTTTAATGTAAGTATGGTGTTTTAATATGTTCGTAAAATTAAATCAAGAAATGTAGATTTAGAGAAAAAATAAGTCTATTCCAACCATGATGAGGTGGCGATCCACAGGGGCATTTTCATCAACAAAAATTGAAATGGATAATGTTTCCAGTAAATGAGAATGTTTAAGTATAGTGTACAAGTTTTTAACTTATGGAAACACTTAACCAGTATTACACTATTTTCCTCTTAGGCCAAGAAATGCTTCAAACTATTATTTAAAATATACATTACAACTTCATGTGCTACTCTTTGTACCACTAAATCAATCAATCAATATCTCTATCAATCTCTCTCATTCTCCCATGTACAAAGAGAGGGGTAAGCATAGTGTCTAGCATGTTGCCAGAGGCTCATATCAACTAAATAACCTTAGCAGCCAATGCTTATTTAGCAAATCAAGAATCTCAACAAAGTTATTTACACTGTTTACCTCAACACTGTCTTCTAAATTTCATTTCACTTCATATTCAAGATTGTAATTATGAATACTTGGATATTAATTTTTTCCTTTAAAGCCTATTTTATTAATGATAATTTTTACTTCATTAAAATAATTTGCACTCTTGCATAATAATTGTAAAGTTAGCAAAATTTATCACAAAGCCAGGTATGCCTCAGATAAACTCAAATTGAGAAATATTTTTAAATCTCAAAGATattctttataaaaaaaaaattgcagtacAGGATATAACACTATGTGCTTAAACAATAcagtattacatgtatattacatatacatTATCAAAATATGTTATTTTATGCACAATGTTGCTAATAGGTGTATAAATATGTTTTatcattacagtggaacctcaaaaatcgaacttaatccgttccaggagctagttctaaatttgaaaagtctgaaattcgaagcaatatttcccataagaaataatggaaatacaattaatccgttccagaaacccaaaaatattcacaaaaaaaaaaatacatttttatagagattaattacagttttacatacacacaacaaatgctatagtctttaattatgtatagtaatataaaataacatttttacttacctttattgaagattggtgatggcatctggaagatagggaggaggagagagggagtaggattattgtttggaaggagaatccccctccatgaggacttccggtatcaaagccctctctgggcttgcttcccttctctgtattgtaatgccactaggaccagcttgagagtcattggacccgtCTCACAAAATaaatccacagtcgtctgtttctgtctcacaaaataactgtccacaatcgtctgtttgtctcacaaaactccacagtcgtctgtttctgtctctcaaAATaattgtccacagtcctctgtacatcctggcaagctcaacaagtctcacaccaatctcatacttctgtattatttccttcttcacatctatggtgtttctcactttctttaccacaggggtaccactagcaagtttctttgggcccatggcagcttatttcacagtcccacaagcactaaacacaacgaaataatcgtaaaatgtgtgaatgagagcgcaggttagtgttcactcaagcataaacaaagccagactgctcacagcgcctgcgcggggacacggacagagcgggccagAGAACAGGTCCCGTACCTGGCGGTCCGAAATTAGAGGCGCATTCTATAATTGGGACACAGtctgtccgaaaaaatggtcttattttcgaaacatTCGATAtttgatacgttcgatttttgaggttccactttaGTACACATTACAGTTCAGAATGCTGTTCTTTAGAATCTCATATATCATAGACCCCCAATATGGATCCTAAATCTACTCTTGATATTTAAGTCTAACTTTTATGTGAGACCTTCAGGTTCATACACTGTATCTAGAGAATATTGTATTATTATGCAGTAGTGAAAATCACAAGATGATTATCAACAAGATGGATATTGTAATATAAGGACtgcattatgaaaataaatgttTAAATATACGTGCTATATAACATTTAGTAAATTACATTTATTTAAATGCCCTAAAATATTGCAAAATAACTTTTCTCAAGATTACACAATACCACAATGTATAACGAATACATCCGATACTTGATCCTGATACATATTTTAAAAACAAACAAAATTTAGTCCTGTTGAATATAAATTACCATTTCAAATAGGTAACTCTCTTTAAACACACTGGTTATGTCTCACAAGGTATGGTGACCCAAAAATTGAGGTAACACACTGACTCATTTATTCAaccgctgtcttgccagaagcgtgctgCCATCCACGTTCTGAGGGCCCtctaaactgcaacatcctcacccctcctacAATATACAGTAAATCCTCCTTATAGCAGACTCTAGAAACACGAAACAAAATCCGCTGGGTCATTTGATTCGGAACCAATGGACAAAGTCTGTTGGTTACAGAATTGTCCATTGTTGTTACAATCATAAGTAAATAATTTCTTCCCTATCCACCACAATTGTCATTACCAGTCATCTATTCCCCCCAAATAGTATAAGAAGGGTTGACTGTAATGAAGAATGGATAATTATCAATAATGTTGACTTCATTTTTTTAATCATCACTACAGTACAcaaggaatggaaggtaatcagatttgatcgaaggagtgtgggggagggtagcagcaattccttggatcaagagccccttaccagcatacCTTGAATGTCAATGTGTAAATTATCATCATGACTTCTGATAAAACTGACTTATATCCCAGTCACttattttaaaaatggctgaTGGGTTCAATATTGTTACAGTACCAGATGCTGGCAATGTAGTTTCTTCAAGTGGTTGTTCTATGTCTTCACTACATATTATACTGTTACTATCTGAAATTTCCGTTAATACTGTACCTGGCACTCCACTGCTAGATATTATACTAGCAGCCTTATTTTCTAAATTCAGTGGAATTATTGTGGACGTTGTGTGAGATTCATCTATGATGGTACTTGGTGGTAGAAGAGTAGTAACAGTGGAGGGTGATCTATGAACAAGAGGAATTTGTAGAGATGTGGAATCAGTGTCCATTGCTACTATCAtgtttacaccttcacctgtaacaGTCAGTCGTTCTAGAGGAGTTAATGACACAATATCAGTGTCGCTACCAACATCTACACTTGAAATAATAATTCCCGTTTCAACATTCTCTGATGAAGAATTTCCATTTACATGACAATTGACAGTGTGCTCGGATAGCTGGTCAACATTTTCAAATGTTAAACAACACTCCCTACAATACAGATGCTCTTCAGATACACCTTGACTCTGCTTTTTCTCAGGACAAATTGTCTTGTGTAATGTGTAATCTGCAAGAGtgagaggcaccttacattcatCGCAATATAAATTTTCAGTGGTGTCACAATTAGTGTCTGATAACTTTTTCTTGTGGTTACGGGTTTTCAAGTGATTGTTATATTTAATCTCGGTCGAGAATGATATGTTACAGAGTTTACATTTAAATATATTTGAATCTTTCATGTGGATCCTCATATGATTTCTGCAATTAGATATGTATCTAAATGCTTTGCCACATTCCTTACAAGAATATGGCTTCTCGCCTGTATGCACTCTTTCATGACATTTAAGATCATCTTTTCTTACAAATTTTTTGTTACATACTTGACATACAAACTGTTTTTCTTTCTGATGAATTAATATATGCCTAATCAGTCTTGATTTTACAACAAAGGATTTTTTACAAACTTGACACTGATGCAATCCAGGACTTTCTGACATATGGATTTTTTCGTGGATTTTCTTATCCCGGTCCCTTAAAAATGTTTTCTTGCAGTACTCACACTGATGTGTTTTGTCACTGTTATGGATTTTCATGTGTTCCTTCAGagaaaatttattacacaactttTTATTACAAACACTACACTCATATTCTGCAGTATGTTTATGCCTATGTTTGACAAGATTGGATTTTGTGCTAGTAAGAACCCCACAGATattacacttgaatgacttatCCTTAGTATGAATGAGCATGTGTTCAACTCTGTGGCTGTAAGCCCGGAATAACTTGCCGCACACTGGACATGTATGCTTTCTCTCTGGCTTTAATTTGCTTCTCTTACCTGGTTTTTTCATGGTAGCCAATGTTAATGCTCGTGCAACAATACCATCTTCATTTGTTTTTAAGTCCACACCATTTAAAACTAGTAAACACTTTCCATCTTCATCCTCTGTTACTTGAGAAAGACTTGGTTTCATAAATATCTTCaaagcattattaaaattatGAATGGTATCTCGGCACACATTTACAAATTTGCAAAGAAGTTTTTCAATAACCTCGACTTTCTTGAAGCATTTAGAACACACAACATCACTATATAAATGAATATCAACAAGAGATTTCTTTAAAACGTAACACAGAAGATTAAGAAGAGGTTCTGCATTACCAATCCTAGTAAATGCACTGATGATCCCACCTGGAGAACCACACATGAGGCACAGACTTTGAGCGGTGATGGAAGAACCCTGAAatatatagaattgatgagggaaaaagagtgagtggtgcacttaggagtctgtggagacaaagaactttgtccttggaggcaaagaggggaatgtacgagagtatagttttaccaacgctcttatatgggtgtgaagcgtgggtgatgaatgttgcagcgaggagaaggctggaggcagtggagatgtcatgtctgagggcaatgtgtggtgtgaatataatgcagagaattcgtagtttggaagttaggaggaggtgcgggattaccaaaactgttgtccacagggctgagaaatggttgttgaggtggttcggacatgtagagagaatggagcgaaacagaatgacttcaagagtgtatcagtctgtagtggaaggaaggcggggtaggggtcggcctaggaaaggttggagggagggggtaaaggaggttttgtgtgcgaggggcttggacttccagcaggcatgcgtgagcgtgtttgataggagtgaatggagacaaatggtttttaatacttgacgtgctgttggagtgtgagaagtaacatttatgaagggattcagagaaaccggcaggccggacttgagtcctggagatgggaagtacagtgcctgtactctgaaggaggggtgttaatgttgcagtttaaaaactgtagtgtaaagcacccttctggcaagacagtgatggagtgaatgatggtgaaagtttttctttttcgggccaccctgccttggtgggaatcggccagtgtgataataaaataaaataaaataaaataaaataaaatatatatatatatatatatatatatatatatatatatatatatatatatatatatatatatatatatatatatatatatatatatatatatatatatatatatatattttattatcacactgaagaatgtaagtgtggtggaggtacgtgaggcattacgtagaatgaaagggggtaaagcagctggaactgatgggatcatgacagaaatgttaaaagcaggggaggatatagtgttggagtggttggtacttttgtttaataaatgtatgaaagaggggaaggtacctagggattggcggagagcatgtatagtccctttatataaagggaaaggggacaaaagagattgtaaaaattatagaggaataagtttactgagtataccaggaaaagtatacggtagggttataattgaaagaattagaggtaagacagaatgtagaattgcagacgagcaaggaggcttcagagtgggtaggggatgtgtagatcaagtgtttacattgaagcatatatgtgaacagcatttagataaaggtagggaagtttttattgcatttatggatttagaaaaggcatatgagagagtggatagaggagcaatgtggcagatgttgcaagtatatggaataggtggtaagttactaaatgctgtaaagagcttttatgaggatagtgaggctcaggttagggtgtgtagaagagagggagaatacttcccggtaaaagtaggtcttagacagggatgtgtaatgtcaccatggttgtttaatatatttatagatggggttgtaaaagaagtaaatgctagggtgttcgggagaggggtgggattaaattatggggaatcaaattcaaaatgggaattgacacagttactttttgctgatgatactgtgcttatgggagattctaaagaaaaattgcaaaggttagtggatgagtttgagaatgtgtgtaaaggtagaaagttgaaagtgaacacagaaaagagtaaggtgatgagggtatcaaatgatttagataaagaaaaattggatatcaaattggggaggaggagtatggaagaagtgaatgttttcagatacgtacttaggagttgacgtgtcggcggatggatttatgaaggatgaggttaatcatagaattgatgagggaaaaaaggtgagtggtgcattgaggtatatgtggagtcaaaaaacgttatctatggaggcaaagaagggaatgtatgaaagtatagtagtaccaacactcttatatggatgtgaagcttgggtggtaaatgcagcagcgaggagacggttggaggcagtggagatgtcctgtctaagggcaatgtgtggtgtaaatattatgcagaaaattcggagtgtggaaattaggagaaggtgtggagttaataaaagcattagtcagagggcagaagaggggttgttgaggtggtttggtcatttagagagaatggatcaaagtagaatgacatggaaagcatataaatctataggggaaggaaagaggggtaggggtcgtcctcgaaagggttggaaagagggggtaaaggaggttttgtgggtgaggggcttggacttccagcaagcgtgcatgagcgtgttagataggagtgaatggagacgaatgatacttgggacctgacgatctgttggagtgtgagcagggtaatatttagtgaagggattcagggaaaccggttattttcatatagtcggacttgagtcctggaaatgggaagtacaatgcctgcactttaaaggaggggtttgggatattggcagtttggagggatatgttgtgtatctctatacgtatatgcttctaaactgttgtattctgagcacctctgcaaaagcagtgataatgtgtgagtgtggtgaaagtgttgaatgatgaaagtattttctttttggggattttctttctttttttttgggtcaccctgcctcggtgggagacggccgacttgttgaaaaaaaaaaaaaaaaaaaaatattatatatatatagtacagtggacccccggttaacgatattttttcactccggaagtatgttcaggtgccagtactgacagaatttgttcccataaggaatattgtgaagtatattagtccatttcagacccccaaacatacacgtacaaacgcacttacataaatacacttacataattggtcgcattcggaggtgatcgttatgcgggggtccactgtatatatatatatatatatatatatatatatatatatatatatgtcgtgccgaatatgtaaaactggtcaattagcaagaactaatttaaaattaagtcctttctaaaattttctcttatacgtttaaagatatatttttttcattaatgttaatgtaaaaaaatttaattttgcaccaaaagaatcttagaaaactaacctaaccttattataacaagaacaatttattttagcctaacccaactaaatatattttagttttgtttacagtaatttaatactaaacaaacagagtgaaatatattttttttcgttaggttcagaatgattttggcgaaattattgcatacacaaatttttacttgtcctatatggcaagatgagcgttgctatttaagccaagattgcaaattctgcctattcggcacgacatatatatatatatatatatatatatatatatatacgtatagtaTATATAAAACAGTGTGAATTACAAAGAAAAAATATGCAAGATTGGAATTTTTCACAGGGTTTTTAGCAGGGATTTTGGAGACATCAATAAAGAGCAAAGAGATTGCAATTATTCAGCAAACCTGCCTCTGTATCACTGGAAGACACTGAATTAAAAATTCCATTAGAATTAACCAATCTTCAGAATTaggaggtgtgtgggggtgggtggttactaaaagtattagagcactgaagaggggttgttgaggttggatatttagagaggatgaaacaaaatagaatgacccAGAGTGCATATAAAGCTGAAGTGTaaggaagacagggtaggggttgtcctagaaaaggttggagggaggggggtaaaggatgttttgtgtgtgaggggactggacttccagtaagcctgtgtgagcatgttagataggagtgagtggagacaaatggtttttatgacttgacatctATGAAGGGATTCTAGGAAACCAGtttgccagacttgagtcctggaggtagaaagCACAGTGACTgttctctgaaggaggggtgttatgtTGCATTTCTTTTTTAACTGTAATGTAGGCATGCCtatggcaagacaatgatggagtgaatgatggtgaaagtgtttcttctctttcaggtcatcctgccttggtgggaaacagctggtgtgttaataattttttttttttttttttgggggggggccttcctgtatacagTACATGCTTTTTAtgcaaattttgatgaaaatcaaACCTATTATAAATGTACCTGAGTTAATTCTGGCATTTCTTCTTGTTCCACATTGGAGTTATGATGACCCACATTGGagatatgatgacccacagcatCTGTGGCTGctgggcctccaggtgctgtgtCATAAGCATCCATCATCTGTAAAAAATGGAAATTTAAGTAATAGAATGTAAAAATCTCAGAAGATCAATACTGCCCTTTTCATTCATGAATATTGCACAAATAACAGCTAGAGGTATGTATTTTTTATTATGATCAATAAACAGTCAACATTAAGATGAATGGTGATACCAAAAGTGAATCTAGAATCCTTAAACAATAACAGAAAGCATAAGCCACATCACAATGAACGTTTAATCTTACAGTGAAACAAGTGAAAAAAGGCAGAGGAAAAAAGTAATAAAAAGAAATCTAACCTAGTCTTACTCTATTTTACAACAAAGTAAACATATTTGACTTGGGTATTCTCATCTTGGACATAGTGGTGTTAGAAAAGGGTTTAATTAGCAGTGTTTACAACAGGTTGGCAACCTACAGCCCACAGGTCAAATGATGTTAAATACATGTCGAAGTTTAATATGTATTATTACCTTTATTTATTAACTATGGTGATAAGTGTGGCCTGCCATCCACTCACAGACATGGGTTCTGGCCCCTAGGCAGAACAAGGCTGCTGACCTCTGGTTTACAATGTAGGCATTCATAATCAGTTACTATACATAGAGAAGAGTAAATGGTTCACTAAGGTTTTTAAGGAGATACATAAGGGGTCAAGAACATGACTGGACAACGGATGACAGCCCATTTCATTTATGAATTTGCAAAGGTTACACACAGAAAATTTCTCTCAAAACTTACATAGGAGTCCTCTGATAAATACTGAATTGGCCCACTTTTACATATTaattttattgggttatcctaggtcaaaTCTCACATAATTTATTGAGCATGTACTGTATGTCCATAACAAGTATGTGTCCTGAAAACCACTGGACAAATTCatattcaggttaggttaggtaagatttgtcaggaaacaggacaagtgttccctgacgtgggtcttagtcagatgatgacccgcctttggagcttttggtcatctgatcgaggccttctgctggcttaccggtccactcctttaaaaattgtgGTCATAGTTATGACCATTTTGTATATCTCCTTCATATTCAGTCATCCCTAGAGGTCCCATAAAACTAGGAACTGCAAATAATACAAAACTAAGTTTGCACAACACATTCTGTTTTAGATTGAATATCAACTGACAATTTAAGAGACCATATCTCTAACATTTATGTCATCACTAACCTAGTTAATATAGACAGTCATAGGAAATGATGACCAGAATAAAAGTTCAGGGCAAGGAAAACccacagtgtaaaaaaaaaaaaaaatggatagtTGAATATGTTTGCAGGTTGTCCTTCAGGAAGAATGCTGAATAATCGAAACCCTCAAATAAGGAATCCAGAGAATTTGGAGGTTCAACTGTACAGTACTACTAATTTGTAAAACCATTTGTAGATTTTACTAAATTAAAACTTAATTTCTAAGGTGAGAAACCCTACAttctcagttactgtataatgaATATGAGAAGTCATATGTAAAACTGatgaaatttattaattaactgtatGAAGTTTCTTCTGGAAGGAATAATGACTAATGTATAATTGAGCAATGCTAACCAATACAGTTTATTGATGACTAGTTAAGCCAGAAGGGCATGAAAAGCACATCAAATATTGCTTTCCAGTGTCCACTGACACTGTTATcggataatataatataatagcaGTTAATTGATTTTCATGGGTTGCATTCTAGAAGATCAAAGGACTCCAATGAACTATTAACCCTTGGGAGTTACTAATTTGAATAACATGGTCTTCTCCCATTGCAATAGGTCTGTTGCTTCCATTGTCTGTATTTactggattaaaaaaaaaaaaaggccagcaGTGGCATTAGGACCGAAAAAGCCACTGGCAGTACAACTAATCAATCAAATGTCCTAAATGGGCATAAATATCTGTCTGGGCTGTTATATTGTACTTTTACTGTTAGTAGCCAGAGCTGGATTAAGATTTtataggcccctgggctacaggtactctgagggaaggggggggggagggagtgaTATTTTCAAAAGGAAAAAAAGTCAAAGAAATACTAAATTTATTTTTACAAGGATAACCACAATTAAAATTCAAAGATTTGCTTTGCGTAATTTTTGAAATGAAACTTCCTCAAAGCATCAGTAAATTGTAAGTTGTTGAGAACatctctggaggccctccagctgggggaggcccctgggctggaggcccctgggctgcagcccctaaaGCCCATGCCCTAATCCGTTCCTGTTAGTAACACTAAGAACCTAAATAAAATCCAGTAACCTACTTTTTTGTGAGAAAAAAGGAATTTGGCAAATACTTTGACCCAAAATTACGGGCTATTATTGTAAGATATACTAATTTGTATTGGTGTTAACCTACTAATGCACCTCTTGTGTATTTTCTTTGTAAATAGTTATACTTTTATCTTCTTTCGGATACGTACAGTTATAATATGTGATCTTACCTCCGGCAGCTGGAACCGTCCATTGTTGATGTCTGGACCACTAACATGCCGAaatacttttatttttattttttaactatGTATATTAATTAATATTTAAAATTAATGACATAAATTACCACCACCTTAAGTTTTTGTATTATTTTCTCTACTATATTTCGTTAGTTTCAGCATTTTGTACTGCCCGAAATACccaggcatgttagtggctttctctgAGTTTAATTAACATTttataacatataaataacacATTTTAacctttgcaaggaaataaactaTTTGTATGATGGAGAATGCGAGGATgaaaggtgtcccgtagctcgattgct from Cherax quadricarinatus isolate ZL_2023a chromosome 56, ASM3850222v1, whole genome shotgun sequence harbors:
- the LOC128700700 gene encoding uncharacterized protein, with protein sequence MMDAYDTAPGGPAATDAVGHHISNVGHHNSNVEQEEMPELTQGSSITAQSLCLMCGSPGGIISAFTRIGNAEPLLNLLCYVLKKSLVDIHLYSDVVCSKCFKKVEVIEKLLCKFVNVCRDTIHNFNNALKIFMKPSLSQVTEDEDGKCLLVLNGVDLKTNEDGIVARALTLATMKKPGKRSKLKPERKHTCPVCGKLFRAYSHRVEHMLIHTKDKSFKCNICGVLTSTKSNLVKHRHKHTAEYECSVCNKKLCNKFSLKEHMKIHNSDKTHQCEYCKKTFLRDRDKKIHEKIHMSESPGLHQCQVCKKSFVVKSRLIRHILIHQKEKQFVCQVCNKKFVRKDDLKCHERVHTGEKPYSCKECGKAFRYISNCRNHMRIHMKDSNIFKCKLCNISFSTEIKYNNHLKTRNHKKKLSDTNCDTTENLYCDECKVPLTLADYTLHKTICPEKKQSQGVSEEHLYCRECCLTFENVDQLSEHTVNCHVNGNSSSENVETGIIISSVDVGSDTDIVSLTPLERLTVTGEGVNMIVAMDTDSTSLQIPLVHRSPSTVTTLLPPSTIIDESHTTSTIIPLNLENKAASIISSSGVPGTVLTEISDSNSIICSEDIEQPLEETTLPASGTVTILNPSAIFKISDWDISQFYQKS